The Metabacillus sediminilitoris genome window below encodes:
- the cax gene encoding calcium/proton exchanger, protein MVNRLFLIIALIGVPLSVLGSIFHWPSVIMFIVYCLTIIALAGFMGRATESLAIVAGPRIGGLLNATFGNAVELIISIFALKEGLVGVVLASLTGSVLGNLLLVAGLSFFVGGLKFKRQEFNIYDARHNSGLLMFAIIVAFVIPEVFSMGMPETKTLSLSIGISVILIVLYLAALLFKLVTHRGVYQHKTDVVEEHEEPEWSKKKALIILLLATIAVAYVSENLVHTFEAVGEQFGWSELFIGVIIVAIVGNAAEHASAIIMAYKNKMNIAVEIAVGSTLQIAMFVAPLLVLISLLFNDKMPLVFTLPELISMVTAVLLTISITNDGDTNWFEGATLLAAYVIMGIGFYLL, encoded by the coding sequence ATGGTAAATCGATTATTTTTAATTATTGCATTAATTGGTGTTCCACTTTCTGTACTAGGCAGTATTTTCCATTGGCCTTCAGTTATTATGTTTATAGTTTACTGTCTTACAATCATTGCCCTTGCAGGTTTTATGGGAAGAGCAACTGAAAGCTTGGCCATTGTAGCTGGCCCTCGTATTGGGGGATTATTAAATGCAACGTTCGGGAATGCGGTAGAGTTAATTATCTCTATTTTTGCTTTAAAGGAAGGATTAGTCGGAGTTGTTTTAGCTTCGCTAACTGGTTCAGTGCTTGGAAACCTTCTCCTTGTTGCTGGATTAAGTTTTTTTGTAGGAGGTTTAAAATTCAAGCGTCAGGAATTCAACATTTATGATGCACGTCATAATTCTGGGTTACTAATGTTTGCTATTATTGTTGCGTTTGTTATACCTGAAGTTTTTTCGATGGGAATGCCTGAAACAAAAACCCTTTCACTTAGTATCGGAATTTCCGTCATTTTAATTGTCTTATACTTGGCAGCCCTCCTTTTCAAGCTTGTTACCCATCGTGGTGTATATCAACATAAAACAGATGTAGTAGAAGAACATGAGGAGCCCGAATGGTCGAAGAAGAAGGCTTTAATTATTTTATTACTTGCAACGATCGCTGTAGCATATGTATCAGAAAATCTTGTTCATACGTTTGAAGCAGTTGGCGAACAGTTCGGATGGTCAGAGCTATTCATTGGGGTAATTATCGTTGCGATTGTAGGGAATGCTGCTGAACATGCTTCAGCAATCATTATGGCTTATAAAAATAAAATGAATATCGCTGTAGAAATCGCTGTCGGATCGACATTGCAAATTGCGATGTTTGTAGCACCTTTATTAGTTCTAATATCATTATTATTTAATGATAAAATGCCGCTGGTCTTTACCTTACCAGAGCTTATCTCAATGGTTACCGCTGTACTATTAACCATTTCGATCACAAATGATGGAGATACAAACTGGTTTGAAGGGGCTACATTATTAGCTGCATATGTGATTATGGGCATTGGCTTTTACTTACTTTAG
- a CDS encoding YczE/YyaS/YitT family protein — MKIRILFYVIGLFLIGFGVTLTIKADLGAGAWDALNVGLSNAFGLTVGSWVIIIGIILMFLNAFIVKGRPKFFSLITILFIGFSVDFWLMFLLKNVEFDLFLHQVLSLIGGILTLAVGVAMYLQTHFAVNPIDQLMISLNERFRLSYMTAKTIGELSALILAFALQGPIGIGTLIITFFIGPIIELINKPMTKRYEILIKR, encoded by the coding sequence ATGAAAATTAGGATTCTTTTTTATGTAATCGGTCTATTTTTAATAGGGTTTGGCGTTACATTAACCATTAAAGCGGATTTAGGAGCAGGAGCATGGGATGCATTAAATGTAGGTCTTTCAAATGCATTTGGTTTAACTGTAGGAAGTTGGGTTATTATTATTGGAATCATTTTGATGTTTTTAAATGCGTTTATTGTAAAGGGTAGACCTAAATTTTTTTCTTTAATCACTATCTTGTTCATAGGCTTTTCCGTTGATTTTTGGCTTATGTTTCTCTTGAAAAATGTTGAATTTGATTTGTTCTTACATCAAGTTCTCTCATTGATCGGAGGGATATTAACCCTTGCTGTCGGTGTTGCCATGTACTTGCAAACCCATTTTGCTGTGAATCCTATTGACCAGCTAATGATTTCTTTAAATGAGCGTTTTCGATTAAGCTACATGACTGCTAAAACAATAGGTGAGCTAAGTGCATTAATTTTAGCCTTTGCCCTTCAAGGACCAATTGGAATAGGAACGCTTATTATTACGTTTTTTATTGGTCCGATTATTGAATTAATCAATAAACCAATGACAAAACGGTACGAAATTTTAATCAAAAGATAA
- a CDS encoding YfkD famly protein, whose product MKKSLLVSLVFLLSFSFSSAVLAEGKQKPKIPSSVMEISKENTYPNPTQDLPYLQPSELTRSLIDTSDVPIENPDLIRILNESTISDAPLALGYRATVFLGEWALNYESTETATNWEYQKINTNFQDNRGGKLPVQVHYKQEGQKIVKGGLTAKVPEAEHVKKMMLLKAMKKTNLPLSFETIIGAGTKKDQVYNIPPKKLGYLYAYAPAVNEKGKVTYGEVYLVLKGNKKSIVVKNITSQGIGAWIPLQDHASFGFVTSDRPR is encoded by the coding sequence ATGAAAAAAAGTTTGCTCGTTTCACTAGTATTTTTGTTATCATTTAGTTTTTCAAGCGCTGTATTAGCAGAAGGAAAACAAAAGCCTAAAATCCCTAGTTCTGTGATGGAAATATCTAAGGAAAACACTTACCCTAATCCAACGCAAGATTTGCCGTACTTACAACCAAGTGAACTAACTCGAAGCTTAATTGATACTTCTGATGTACCAATCGAAAATCCAGATTTAATCCGGATTTTAAATGAGTCGACAATATCAGATGCACCATTGGCATTGGGTTATCGTGCAACGGTTTTTTTAGGAGAATGGGCTCTGAATTACGAATCGACTGAAACAGCTACAAATTGGGAATATCAAAAAATTAATACAAACTTTCAAGATAATAGAGGTGGAAAATTGCCTGTCCAGGTGCACTATAAGCAAGAAGGGCAGAAAATTGTTAAAGGTGGATTAACTGCAAAAGTACCTGAAGCAGAGCATGTAAAAAAAATGATGCTTCTCAAGGCAATGAAGAAAACAAACCTGCCGCTCTCCTTTGAGACAATTATTGGAGCGGGAACAAAAAAGGATCAAGTTTATAATATTCCACCGAAAAAACTTGGTTATTTATACGCTTATGCGCCAGCAGTAAATGAAAAAGGAAAAGTAACATATGGGGAAGTGTACTTAGTATTAAAAGGAAATAAAAAGAGTATTGTCGTGAAAAATATCACATCACAAGGAATAGGTGCATGGATCCCATTACAAGACCACGCATCATTTGGCTTTGTTACCTCAGATCGGCCAAGATAA
- the yfkAB gene encoding radical SAM/CxCxxxxC motif protein YfkAB: MNAIKSLTPITTSYDPWEAYLDVEQYGKMSLTNIEFTTTTLCNMRCEHCAVGYTLQPKDPNALPIELLLKRLDEVSTLRSLSITGGEPMLSLKSVEQYVVPLLKYAHERGVRTQINSNLTLDLKRYEKIIPYLDVLHISHNWGTIDEFVEVGFAMMDRKPTYQQRAALFERMIDNSRALVKAGVVVSAETMLNKRTLPYIEKIHKQIVEEMLCQRHEVHPMYPSDFASSLETLSLSEIRKAIHHLLDIRDENVWMLFGTLPFYACSDIKEDLKLIERLRQSKNVTVRNDPDGRSRLNVNIFDGSIIVTDFGDAPALGNIQQNTLQSAYDKWMASSLAETLNCHCPAVKCLGPNILVKNSYYKDIDFTVKESNL; encoded by the coding sequence ATGAATGCAATAAAATCTTTAACACCAATAACAACTTCATATGATCCATGGGAAGCTTACCTTGATGTTGAGCAATATGGAAAAATGTCGTTGACGAATATTGAATTTACAACAACAACCTTATGCAATATGCGATGTGAACACTGTGCCGTTGGTTACACATTACAGCCAAAGGACCCGAATGCTCTACCAATTGAGCTTCTTTTAAAAAGATTAGACGAAGTATCGACACTCCGCTCCCTTAGTATTACGGGTGGTGAACCAATGCTTTCGTTAAAATCAGTTGAACAGTATGTTGTTCCTCTTTTAAAGTATGCCCATGAACGTGGTGTGCGTACACAAATTAATTCGAACTTAACACTTGATTTGAAACGCTATGAAAAAATCATTCCTTATTTAGATGTGTTGCATATTTCTCATAACTGGGGAACGATTGATGAGTTTGTCGAAGTGGGATTTGCAATGATGGATAGAAAGCCAACTTATCAGCAAAGAGCCGCTTTATTTGAAAGGATGATCGATAATAGCCGCGCACTTGTTAAAGCTGGTGTCGTTGTTTCAGCTGAAACGATGTTAAATAAACGGACTCTCCCTTATATTGAAAAAATTCATAAGCAAATTGTGGAAGAAATGCTTTGTCAGCGCCACGAGGTTCATCCTATGTACCCGAGTGATTTTGCGAGCAGTCTTGAAACTCTTTCATTATCAGAAATACGTAAGGCCATCCATCATTTATTAGATATTCGTGATGAAAATGTGTGGATGCTTTTTGGTACATTGCCATTTTATGCATGTAGTGATATCAAGGAAGATTTGAAACTTATTGAACGCCTTCGTCAAAGTAAAAATGTTACCGTTCGGAATGATCCTGATGGACGTTCACGTCTAAATGTTAATATTTTTGATGGCAGCATTATTGTTACAGACTTTGGGGATGCACCTGCTTTAGGAAACATTCAACAGAATACACTTCAATCAGCTTATGATAAGTGGATGGCCTCGTCATTAGCAGAAACTCTTAATTGCCACTGTCCAGCAGTAAAATGTCTTGGACCTAATATTCTTGTGAAGAATAGCTACTATAAGGATATAGATTTTACAGTTAAAGAATCGAATCTATAA
- a CDS encoding SE1561 family protein, with protein sequence MGNAVQDKDSQLSYLKNRLNMFLEVLDSMDPESTDVDDIDRLLQMLDELEFKHDQFKKDWDK encoded by the coding sequence ATGGGTAACGCAGTACAAGATAAAGATTCACAACTATCTTATTTAAAAAACCGCTTAAATATGTTTTTAGAAGTACTTGATTCGATGGATCCAGAATCTACAGATGTAGATGATATAGATCGTTTATTACAAATGCTCGATGAGCTTGAATTTAAGCATGATCAATTTAAAAAAGACTGGGATAAATAA
- a CDS encoding fumarate hydratase — translation MENFYESMYQLIVETSTNLPKDVRRAIAAAKLKESAGTRSAMSLATITNNIKMADENISPICQDTGLPTFKLKVPVGANQIEMKKEIKRAIEQATKDGKLRPNSVDSISGANSGDNLGDGTPVIKFEQWEKDYIDARLILKGGGCENKNIQYSLPCELDGLGKAGRDLDGIRKCIMHSVYQAQGQGCSAGFIGVGIGGDRTSGYELAKEQLFRRVDDVNEREDLRQLEDYVLTHANELGIGTMGFGGETTLLGCKVGVINRIPASFFVSVAYNCWAYRRLGVYIDPVNGSINEWLYQDGEEVEFAQDEVAATQEQSEAPREVVLEAPITEEKIRELKVGDVVRINGMMYTGRDAIHKYLSDNDSPVDLNGQIIYHCGPVMMKDEDGNYHVKAAGPTTSIREEPYQGDIMKRFGIRAVIGKGGMGPKTLQALGEHGGVYLNAIGGAAQYYADCIKSVEGVDLMQFGIPEAMWHLKVEGFTAVVTMDSHGNSLHADVDKSSLEKLAQFKEPVFN, via the coding sequence ATGGAGAATTTTTATGAAAGCATGTATCAACTAATAGTAGAAACTTCAACTAATTTACCAAAAGACGTAAGAAGAGCAATTGCTGCTGCCAAGTTGAAAGAAAGTGCCGGAACACGTTCAGCAATGTCGCTTGCAACCATTACAAACAATATTAAAATGGCTGATGAAAATATTTCACCAATTTGCCAAGATACAGGCTTACCAACATTTAAATTAAAAGTGCCTGTAGGGGCAAATCAAATAGAAATGAAAAAAGAAATAAAGCGTGCAATTGAACAAGCTACAAAGGATGGGAAATTACGTCCTAACTCTGTTGACTCAATTTCTGGAGCGAACAGTGGGGACAACCTTGGTGATGGAACACCTGTCATTAAATTTGAACAATGGGAAAAGGATTATATTGACGCTCGTTTGATTTTAAAAGGCGGCGGATGTGAAAATAAAAATATTCAGTACAGCTTACCATGTGAACTTGACGGCTTAGGAAAAGCAGGACGTGACCTTGATGGTATTCGCAAATGTATCATGCATTCAGTCTACCAAGCACAGGGTCAAGGCTGTAGTGCGGGCTTTATCGGAGTAGGAATTGGCGGAGATCGTACAAGCGGTTATGAGCTTGCGAAGGAACAACTTTTTAGAAGAGTAGATGATGTGAATGAGCGTGAAGATCTACGTCAGCTGGAAGACTATGTACTTACACATGCAAATGAACTTGGAATTGGCACAATGGGCTTCGGCGGGGAAACAACTCTTTTAGGTTGTAAAGTTGGAGTAATCAACCGTATTCCAGCAAGCTTTTTCGTATCTGTTGCGTACAATTGCTGGGCATATCGCCGTCTAGGTGTATACATTGATCCAGTTAATGGTTCAATCAATGAATGGTTATACCAAGATGGAGAAGAAGTTGAATTTGCTCAAGATGAGGTAGCAGCAACACAAGAACAAAGTGAGGCACCAAGAGAAGTTGTCCTTGAAGCCCCAATTACAGAAGAAAAAATTAGAGAACTAAAAGTCGGCGATGTTGTCCGTATTAATGGAATGATGTACACAGGTCGTGACGCAATCCATAAATATCTTTCAGACAATGATTCACCAGTTGATTTAAATGGACAAATTATTTATCACTGTGGACCGGTTATGATGAAGGATGAAGACGGCAACTACCATGTTAAAGCTGCTGGACCGACAACTAGTATTCGTGAGGAACCATACCAAGGTGACATTATGAAACGTTTTGGTATTCGTGCGGTTATTGGAAAAGGCGGAATGGGACCAAAAACACTTCAAGCATTAGGGGAGCATGGCGGAGTATATTTAAATGCAATTGGTGGAGCTGCTCAATATTATGCTGATTGTATTAAATCTGTAGAAGGTGTAGACCTTATGCAATTTGGTATCCCAGAGGCAATGTGGCACTTAAAAGTAGAAGGCTTTACTGCAGTTGTTACAATGGACTCTCATGGAAATAGCTTACATGCTGATGTTGATAAATCCTCTTTAGAAAAGCTTGCCCAATTTAAAGAGCCAGTATTTAATTAA
- a CDS encoding endonuclease/exonuclease/phosphatase family protein — MKKAVNPFLLLAIVTMLVSSIFTGTSNALASEKSRQASAVDLKIMTYNLRYLNNNDPSPHTWAERVPAIKKLILNEQPDIIGTQEVLYQQLKDLETNLDNYEWIGLGREGGSKGEYSAIFYNENQYSPLEYDHFWLSDTPDVIGSKTWGNTIPRMVTWAKFLDKKSKQSFYVVNTHFDHQSANAREKSAQLILEKIKEFDPALPVVLTGDFNTSPDSVPHQTLTSEGAFNDLWDTAKVRINEDLGTFNGFHDPTGGGPERRIDWVLGKGNVFTHKIEILNDYKNGQFPSDHYPVMADVTLSY; from the coding sequence TTGAAAAAAGCAGTAAATCCTTTTTTATTATTGGCCATTGTAACAATGTTGGTGAGCAGCATCTTTACAGGAACATCCAATGCATTAGCATCAGAAAAATCAAGACAAGCATCTGCAGTAGATTTAAAGATCATGACTTATAATTTAAGGTATTTAAACAATAATGATCCTTCACCACATACCTGGGCAGAAAGAGTGCCGGCCATAAAAAAACTCATTCTTAATGAGCAACCTGATATTATTGGAACTCAGGAAGTTTTATATCAACAATTGAAAGATCTTGAAACGAATTTAGATAATTACGAATGGATTGGCTTAGGCCGAGAGGGAGGAAGCAAAGGCGAATACTCAGCTATTTTCTATAACGAAAATCAATATTCTCCTTTAGAATATGACCATTTCTGGCTATCAGATACACCAGATGTGATTGGATCTAAAACGTGGGGAAACACAATCCCTCGCATGGTAACTTGGGCTAAATTCCTTGATAAAAAAAGCAAGCAAAGCTTTTATGTTGTGAATACTCATTTCGATCATCAATCTGCAAATGCTAGAGAGAAGAGTGCACAATTAATTCTTGAGAAAATAAAAGAATTTGATCCAGCACTTCCTGTTGTTTTAACAGGGGATTTTAATACAAGTCCTGATAGTGTCCCACATCAAACCCTAACAAGTGAAGGAGCATTTAATGATTTATGGGATACTGCAAAAGTTAGAATCAATGAAGATCTTGGAACATTTAACGGATTCCACGATCCGACTGGCGGCGGACCTGAGAGACGAATTGACTGGGTCCTTGGAAAAGGAAACGTATTTACACATAAAATTGAGATCTTGAATGATTATAAAAATGGGCAATTCCCAAGTGATCATTACCCTGTCATGGCTGATGTAACATTGTCATACTAA
- the pdaA gene encoding delta-lactam-biosynthetic de-N-acetylase → MKKCAIAISVLCLFFLSIHTVHAQSNKPIHWGFKRSQNHEPPSAGAELDELIGKYRSFYLGDPSKKEIYLTFDNGYENGYTPKVLDVLKKHKVPATFFVTGHYLEKEPDLVKRMVKEGHIVGNHSWYHPDLTTQSDEKLKEELESVRLKVEELTGQKGMSYLRPPRGIFSERVLAKSKELGYTTVFWSLAFIDWKVDAQRGWKYSYDNIMRQIHPGSILLLHTVSKDNAEALDQAITDLEKQGYIFRSLDDLMINKMIDNPALISL, encoded by the coding sequence ATGAAAAAATGCGCCATAGCTATAAGTGTACTTTGTTTATTTTTCCTATCTATTCATACTGTTCATGCGCAATCAAATAAACCAATTCATTGGGGTTTTAAAAGAAGTCAAAATCATGAACCACCGTCTGCTGGAGCTGAATTAGATGAACTTATCGGAAAATATAGGTCGTTTTATTTAGGAGATCCTTCAAAAAAAGAAATCTACTTAACATTTGATAATGGCTATGAAAATGGCTATACTCCAAAAGTTCTGGATGTACTGAAAAAACATAAGGTTCCAGCTACATTTTTTGTTACAGGCCATTATTTAGAAAAAGAACCTGATCTCGTTAAACGCATGGTCAAGGAAGGGCATATTGTAGGAAACCATTCTTGGTACCATCCAGATTTAACAACGCAAAGTGACGAAAAGCTAAAAGAAGAATTGGAGTCCGTACGTTTGAAGGTGGAAGAACTAACTGGTCAAAAAGGAATGAGTTATCTCAGGCCTCCAAGAGGAATTTTTAGTGAGCGTGTTTTAGCAAAATCAAAAGAGCTCGGCTATACAACCGTATTTTGGTCTCTGGCGTTTATTGATTGGAAAGTTGATGCACAAAGGGGCTGGAAGTATTCCTACGATAATATTATGAGACAAATTCATCCAGGGTCTATTCTTCTTCTGCATACTGTCTCAAAAGATAACGCAGAAGCACTTGATCAAGCGATAACAGATCTAGAAAAGCAAGGCTATATATTTAGAAGCTTAGACGATTTAATGATAAATAAAATGATCGACAATCCTGCTCTCATTTCCCTTTGA
- a CDS encoding DNA-3-methyladenine glycosylase family protein, with translation MWKEIIATAGPYHFDRVLDRLSIDPVNFLHLEEKFVKVPLVIEEMPYVIRVKAVGSTADPLFEVSGNDEKVKEQAIKEVKRIFQFDFPLQTLSLHFEKTNIAEIFQQHAGTPLVLEFDLYRCLIKCIIHQQLNLAFAHTLTERFVTNFGYQVEDVWFYPKPETVAALKYDDLRALQFSGRKAEYVIDTSRLIAEGTLNLAELKMMSDEEIMKKLIKVRGIGPWTVQNLLLAGLGRPNLFPKADIGVQKAIQKHFKLEKKPTSEEMDEYSLQWAPYLSYATLYFWRSIE, from the coding sequence ATGTGGAAGGAAATTATCGCAACGGCAGGCCCATATCATTTTGATCGAGTGTTAGATCGTTTATCTATAGATCCTGTGAATTTTCTTCATCTGGAAGAAAAATTTGTAAAAGTCCCATTAGTTATCGAAGAAATGCCCTATGTTATTAGAGTGAAAGCTGTCGGTTCAACTGCAGATCCTCTCTTTGAAGTGAGTGGAAATGATGAAAAAGTAAAAGAACAAGCAATAAAGGAAGTAAAAAGAATCTTCCAATTTGATTTTCCCTTACAAACACTTAGCTTACATTTTGAAAAGACAAATATAGCAGAAATCTTCCAACAACATGCCGGAACTCCACTTGTGTTAGAATTTGATCTTTATCGATGTTTGATAAAATGCATTATTCATCAGCAGCTAAACCTTGCATTTGCACACACATTAACAGAGCGGTTTGTGACAAACTTTGGTTATCAAGTTGAAGATGTGTGGTTTTACCCTAAACCTGAAACAGTGGCCGCTCTTAAGTATGATGACTTAAGAGCATTGCAATTCAGTGGGAGAAAAGCAGAGTATGTTATCGATACATCACGTTTAATTGCTGAAGGTACGTTGAATTTAGCAGAATTGAAGATGATGTCTGATGAGGAAATCATGAAAAAACTAATAAAAGTACGCGGAATTGGTCCATGGACAGTTCAAAATCTCTTATTAGCAGGACTTGGCCGCCCTAATCTATTTCCAAAAGCCGATATTGGTGTACAAAAAGCCATTCAAAAGCATTTCAAACTTGAGAAAAAACCTACAAGTGAGGAAATGGATGAATATAGCCTGCAATGGGCGCCATATTTAAGCTACGCAACATTGTATTTTTGGCGAAGCATTGAGTAG
- the rlmD gene encoding 23S rRNA (uracil(1939)-C(5))-methyltransferase RlmD, with product MREKSNNHSIKISQGQTFPLTIKRLGINGEGVGHYKRQVVFVPGALPGEEIVVEATKIHPKYAEGKVKKIRKQSPFRVKPPCPIYEECGGCQLQHLAYEQQLKEKRDIVIQAMERHTKLHVNKLDIRSTIGMEDPWNYRNKSQFQVGQLKNGKVIAGLYGQDSHRLVPIQNCMVQHPLTNKVSEEVKQILEDFQVPIYDERKRKGIVRTIVTRAGFRSGEVQVVLITTQKEVPRKKLIMAEIQKRLPEVKSLVQNINGNKTSLIFGEKTLHLSGEEVIQETLGDLSFELSARAFFQLNPVQTVKLYDEVKKAAGLTGQEKIADAYCGVGTIGMWLASGASEVRGMDTIEAAIIDAQENAKRHGIDNATYVTGTAEHWLPKWVEEGWKPDVVVVDPPRTGCDQKFLDAIKKVKPKKFVYVSCNPSTLAKDIEYLAKDYKVEYIQPVDMFPHTAHVECVAQLTLI from the coding sequence ATGAGGGAAAAAAGTAATAATCATTCAATAAAAATATCACAAGGGCAAACCTTTCCATTAACAATTAAACGGCTAGGCATTAATGGAGAAGGTGTAGGCCATTATAAAAGGCAGGTTGTATTTGTTCCTGGGGCTCTGCCTGGTGAAGAAATTGTCGTTGAGGCAACTAAGATTCATCCAAAATACGCAGAGGGAAAGGTAAAAAAGATTCGCAAGCAATCACCTTTTCGTGTTAAACCGCCTTGTCCTATTTATGAGGAATGCGGTGGCTGTCAGCTTCAGCATTTAGCATATGAACAGCAATTAAAGGAAAAACGGGATATTGTCATTCAGGCAATGGAACGCCATACAAAGTTGCATGTAAACAAACTTGATATTCGCTCAACGATCGGAATGGAAGATCCGTGGAATTATCGAAATAAAAGCCAATTCCAAGTAGGTCAGCTTAAAAACGGAAAAGTCATTGCCGGTTTATATGGTCAAGATTCCCACCGTTTAGTCCCGATTCAAAACTGTATGGTTCAGCATCCATTAACGAATAAAGTGTCAGAAGAAGTCAAACAAATCCTTGAAGACTTTCAAGTCCCAATCTACGATGAACGCAAACGAAAAGGAATTGTGAGAACGATTGTAACGCGAGCAGGCTTCCGATCAGGTGAAGTCCAAGTTGTCTTAATTACCACACAAAAAGAAGTACCAAGAAAAAAACTAATTATGGCTGAAATTCAAAAGCGATTACCAGAGGTTAAATCACTAGTTCAAAATATAAATGGCAATAAAACCTCGCTTATCTTTGGTGAAAAAACGCTTCATTTAAGCGGTGAAGAAGTGATTCAAGAAACATTGGGAGACCTGAGTTTTGAACTATCAGCCCGTGCGTTCTTTCAACTAAATCCAGTCCAAACCGTGAAGTTGTACGATGAAGTGAAAAAAGCAGCAGGTCTTACAGGTCAAGAAAAGATTGCAGATGCATATTGTGGTGTAGGAACAATTGGCATGTGGCTGGCAAGCGGTGCTAGTGAAGTCCGCGGTATGGACACCATTGAAGCAGCTATTATTGATGCCCAGGAAAATGCAAAGAGGCACGGCATCGATAATGCAACCTATGTAACAGGAACAGCTGAGCACTGGCTTCCGAAGTGGGTTGAAGAAGGCTGGAAACCGGATGTGGTCGTGGTAGATCCTCCGCGAACTGGCTGTGATCAAAAGTTTCTTGATGCGATTAAAAAAGTAAAACCGAAGAAGTTTGTATATGTATCTTGTAATCCTTCAACATTAGCCAAGGATATTGAATATTTAGCAAAGGATTACAAGGTTGAGTATATTCAGCCGGTGGATATGTTCCCGCATACGGCGCATGTGGAGTGTGTTGCTCAATTAACGTTGATATAA
- a CDS encoding metal-sensitive transcriptional regulator: MSITSESHDNIVEIDQCCSSDGGRKSHHSDKVKNNLVTRLNRIEGQIRGIKGLIEKDTYCDDVITQIAATQSALNSVARILLEGHMKTCVLEKIQEGDTEILDEVMVTIQKLIKK; encoded by the coding sequence ATGTCGATAACTTCAGAAAGTCATGATAATATTGTTGAAATCGATCAATGCTGCTCATCAGACGGTGGGAGAAAAAGCCATCACTCAGATAAAGTGAAAAATAATTTAGTAACAAGATTAAATCGAATTGAAGGACAAATTCGAGGAATAAAAGGATTAATTGAAAAAGATACGTACTGTGATGATGTTATTACTCAAATAGCTGCTACTCAATCTGCTCTAAATAGTGTCGCCCGAATTTTACTTGAAGGTCATATGAAGACATGTGTTCTAGAGAAAATTCAAGAAGGAGATACAGAGATTCTTGATGAGGTAATGGTAACCATTCAAAAATTAATTAAAAAATAA
- the copZ gene encoding copper chaperone CopZ, whose product MEIVTLNVKGMSCGHCINSIEGSVGELNGVTNVKVNLDSGTVKVEFNPNEVTLDKIKETIDDQGYDVQ is encoded by the coding sequence ATGGAAATTGTAACTTTGAACGTAAAAGGAATGTCATGCGGCCATTGTATTAACTCAATTGAAGGAAGTGTTGGGGAACTAAACGGAGTTACCAATGTTAAAGTAAACTTGGATTCAGGAACAGTTAAAGTGGAATTTAACCCAAATGAAGTAACTCTTGATAAGATCAAAGAAACAATTGACGATCAAGGTTATGATGTTCAATAA